GAGATGAGGGCCGTGAGGCAGAGCGGGATCACCATTGCGAGCGGCGCCTCGTGGTGCGGGTGATGCGCGTCCTCGGCGGAGGGCTTGCCGAAGAAGCCCTGGTAGACGATCGGGGCGAAGTACGCGGCGTTCAGGACCGTGGAGGAGATCAGGACGACCACGATGCCGATCGACTTCGCGTCGAGCGCGCCGACGAGCATGTAGAGCTTGCTGATGAACCCGCCGACCGGCGGGGCGCCGATCATGCTGAGGGCGGCGAGGCCGAAGGCGCCGAAGGTGAAGGGCATCGCGCGGCCGAGGCCATTGAGCTCGGAGATGTTCTTCTTGTGGGCGGCGACGTAGATCGCGCCGGCGCAGAAGAAGAGGGTGATCTTCGCGAAGGCGTGGGCGGCGATGTGGAACAGGCCGCCCGCGATGGCCGTCGGCGTGAGCAGGGCGACGCCGAGGATGATGTACGAAAGCTGGCTGACGGTGGAGTAGGCGAGCCGCGCCTTCAGGTTGTTTTTGCTGAGGGCGACGATCGACCCCACGAGGATCGTGATCGAAACGAAGTAGGCGGTGGGCAGCCCGAGGTTGAGCCGGTCCATCGTATCCACGCCGAAGACGTAGAGCATCACGCGGACGGTCGAAAAGACGCCGACCTTGACGACGGCGACGGCGTGCAGGAGCGCGCTGACGGGCGTGGGCGCCACCATTGCGCTGGGCAGCCAGCTGTGCAGCGGCATGATGCCGTTTTTGGCGAAGCCGAGCAGACAGCAGATGTAGAGACCGGTGATGACGCCGTTGTGGACGCTCACCGGGATGATGCCGGTGTGGATGTTGGAGGCGAAATCCAGCGTGCCGGAGAGCACGTAGATCAGCGCCATGGCGGGAAGGATCAGGCCCTTGGCCGTCGTGGTGAGATAGGTGATGTACTTGCGGGCGCCGGCGTAGCCTTCCTCGTCCTGGTGGTGGGCGACGAGCGGGTAGGTGCAGATGCTGACGATCTCGTAGAAGAGGTAGAGCGTCAGGAGATTGTCCGAGAACGCGCAGCCAATGGCGCCGAAGAGGGCGAGGGCGAAGCAGGTGTTGAAGCGCGTCTGGGCGTGCTCCTCGAGGGAGCGCATGTAGCCGGCGGCGTAGAAGACGGTCAGGATCCAGAGGAACGACGCCGCGACGGCGAAGATCATCGAGAGCGCGTCGGCGCGCAGCGAGACGCTCAGCCCAGGGAGGAGCTCAAAGACGGTGAACCGGAGCGTTTCGCCGTGGAGGACCGCCGGGAGCAGGGAGGCGATGATGCCGAACGTGGTGACCGCTGCGAGGAACGAGCACGCTTCGCGCACATTGGGCCGCTTGCCGGTGGCCATCACGAGCCCGGCGCCCGCGAGCGGAGCCAGGATGGCGAACAGGAGGCGAATGTCTGGTTGCATTGGTTAGCCGTTCAGGTCCGAGAGGTCCTCGGAGTGGATCGAGCGGTAATTGCGGTACACCGCGATGATGATGCTGAGCGCGATCGCGACCTCGGCGGCCGCGATGCCCATGATGAAGAGGACGAAAATCTGACCGACGGTGGGATCGGTGACGAAGAAGCGGTTCACCGTCATCAGATTCAGCGACGCGGCGGCGAAGATGAGCTCCCCGGCGATGAGCATGCCGATCAGCGTGCGGCGGCGGATGAGGCCGAAGATCCCCGCGGCCAGGAGGAACGCCGCGAGGATGAAGTACACCGTCGGTTGGTTGGGCAGGTTGACGAGGTTCATCCTTTGGCCCTCCCCGAGCGCGCGATGACGAGGGCGCCCAGAATCGCCACGAGCAGCACGAGCGAGATCAGTTCGAACGCCATGCTGTAGGTGGTGAGGAGGGAAATGCCGATGGCGCGCACGGAGCCGTCCGTGACGCGCTCCGCCGGGACGGTCCAGCCGCCCTTCAAGCTGAGGAAGGAGATGCCCCAGAAGATTGCCCCGCTGACGATCAGCGCGCCGACGCCCCAGAGAATCGAGGAGGAGCGGCCGCCCGCGCGGGCCGGCTCATCCGGCTCGGAGAGCATGATGCCGAAGACGATCGTGACGCAGACGGCGCCGACGTAGATCAGGATCTCCATCAGCGCGAGGAACGGGCTGTTGAGAAAATAGTAGAGGCCAGCGAGGCCGACGCAGGCGAGCATCAGGCCGCAGACGCCGCGGATGATGCGCCGGCTGAGTGCGGCGATCAGCGCGCCACCGATCGTCAGGCCGACCGCGAGGGCGAACACGGCCAGGACGATGTAGCTGGAGAACGGGAAGAGTTCGTTCATGGAGGGAGCTGGAAGCCGGGAAAGGAGCAGTGGCGCGACTCAGGCCGCGGGGGAGGGGGACGGGGCGGTCGGCGGCAGCGTCGACGCGGCCGGAGCGGCGGGCTGGGCGGCGGCAGGTGCGGCGGGTGCTTCCGCGGGCGGGGCCGGCGGGGTTGGATGGGTCTTCGCCCACTCGGCGGCCTGGGCCTCGACCTTCGCGTAGAGGTCCATGTGGTCGAAATCACCGCGGCTGAGGCTGACGACGTTGTACTGTTTCGAAAAGTCGATGGCGTCGCTCGGGCAGACCTCGACGCACGAGCCGCACAGGCTGCACTTGGTGAAGTCGAGGATGTACTTCGAAACAGACTTCTTCTTGTCGCCTTCGCGCTTGAGGCCGTCGAGGTCGATGCAGTTGCTCGGGCAGGCCTTGGCGCAAAGCGTGCACGCGGTGCAGCGCGGGCGGCCGGTTTCGGGATCGAGCACCAGCTGGATGTGACCGCGGAAGCGCGCCGGCATCGGCAGGGTGTCGTGCGGGTACTGGCACGTGATGACCGGCTTGAGGGCCTCACGGCCGGTGATGCGCATGCCGATGAGCAGGCTCTTGAACCCGGAGAGGGTGTCGCGGACGGCTTTGATCAGGCTCATGAGGTGGGAAGCGGGCGTTGGCGTTTCGTCTCCAGGCTCAGAAGAGGAGCGGCAGCTTCATCATCACGCCGGTCAGCATCAGCGTGGCCAGCGAGACCGGGATGAGGATCTTCCAGGAGAGGTTGAGCAGGTTGTAGAACTGCGTCCGGGGGAAGGTCCACCGGACCCAGATGACGGTGAAGATCAGCGCGTACGTCTTGAGGAGGAACCAGGCCACGCCCCAGACGCCGCCGGAGAGAATGCCGATCGGGCTCTGGTAGCCGCCGAAGAAGAGGACGGTGGCGATGCTGGCACCGACGACGATGTTGGCGTACTCCGCCATGAAGAAGACGCCGAAGCCCATGCCGCCGTACTCGGTGAAGGCACCGGCCACGAGCTCGCTCTCGGCCTCGGCCATGTCGAACGGCGCGCGGTTGGTTTCGGCGAGCATGCAGATGAAGTAGATGACGAAGGTGACCGGCATCAGCGGGTTCACCCAGAGCTTGAGCACGTTCCAACGCCAGAAGCCGCCGGCCTGCTGCTGGACGATCTCGTCGAGGTTCAGCGTGCCCGTGACCATCAGCACGGTGACGACGACCAGAAGCATCGGAATCTCGTAGGCGACGTTCTGCGAGACGACGCGGGCCGCCGACATGATCGAGTACTTGTTGCGGGACGCCCAGCCGCTGAGCATCAGCGCCATCACGTTGATCGAACCGAAGGCGAAGACGAAGAGCAGGCCGACATCGAGTTTCCGCGCGACCACGCCGTCGCCGAACGGGATCGCGACGAGGCACATCAGCGGGGGCATCAGCACCATCAGCGGCGCGAGGCGGTAGAGCAGGCCGTCGGTGCCGGGCGGCATCATGACCTGTTTCGAGAAGAGCTTCAGCACGTCGGCGAACGGCTGGAAGATGCCGCCCCAGCCGGCCTCGTTCGGGCCGGGCCGGCGCTGGATGTAGCCCGCGCCCTTGCGCTCGGCGAGCACCAGGTACGCCGCGTTCAGGCCGACGAAGGCCAGCACGCCAATGACGTAAACGAGGATGCGAACAGGTTCGAGGGACAGAAAGGTCGTCATCGGAGCGGGACGTTCAGCGGTCGATATCGGGAATGACGAGGTCGAGCGTCGCCATCATGGCGAGCGCGTCGGGCAGCATCATGCCTTTGCTGGCCTCCTCAAAGAGGCTGAGGTTGGAGAGCGACGGCGTCCGGAGCTTCACGCGATAGGGGATCTCCTTGTTGTCGCTGACGATGCGGACCATGAAGCGGCCGCGGGCGGCCTCGACGGCGTAGGTGTAGTCGCCCGGCGGCAGCTTGAGCACGCGCGGCACCTTCGGCGCCATGAACGGACCCGGCTGGATCAGGTCGAGGCACTGCTCGATGATGTGCAGGCTCTCCTCCATCTCGTCCATGCGGACGAGATAGCGGGCCATCGAGTCGGCCTGCGGGTACACCGGAATTTTGAACTGAAGCTTCGGATACACCGAGTACGGCTCGACCCGGCGGACGTCGTAGGCGACGCCCGCGCCGCGGATGACCGGGCCGGTGGCGCCGTACTTGCGGCACATGTCGGCGCTGATCGGGCCGATGCCCTCGAGGCGCTTGCGGAGGATGATGTTATCGGTGACGAGGTCCCGGTACATCTTCAGCCGCGGCGGCATGTGCTTCACGAAGTCGCGGACGGCCTTGAGGAAGGCGTCGTCGGCATCGTTGTAGAGGCCGCCAAAGCGATAGTAGCAGTAGGTGAGCCGTGCGCCGCAGAGCGCTTCCAGCGCGTCGAGGATGCGCTCGCGATCGTCGAAGGCGTACAGGAAGGGGCTCAGACCGCCGAGGTCGGAGAGCATCGCGCCCCACCACACCATGTGGCTGGAAATGCGGTTCAGCTCCGAGGTGATGACGCGCACGTATTCGGCGCGCTCGGGCACCTCGATCTTCAAGGCACGCTCCACCGCCCCCACGTAGGCGTGGGTGTAGTGCATGGCCGAGAGGTAATCGATGCGGCTGGTGTTCGGCAGGAACTTTGCCCACGTCCGATTCTCCCCCATCTTCTCGTGCATCCGGTGGATGTAGCCGACGACGGGCTCGGCATTCTCCACCCACTCGCCATCCATCGTCATGAGCACGCGGAGCACGCCGTGGGCGGCGGGGTGCTGGGGCCCGAGATTGAGGACGAAGGTTTCCTCGGGGGCGCCGGCCGCAACGGCGGCGGGCGTGAGGACGGGCAGAGCGGGGGCGCTGGGGGCAGGCGCCGCCGGCGCGGTCGGGACCGGGGCGGTGTCCGGCTGGTAGTCCTTCCGCAGCGGATGGAAGTTGGCGTCCTCGGGAAGGAGGAACGGCTTCAGGCCGCGGTGGCCGGTGAACTTGATGCCGAAGAAGTCATGCGTCTCGCGTTCGTGCCAGTCGGCGCCGCCGAAGATCTTTGAGATCGTCGGCACTTCCGGGGTGGCGCGGGGGACGCGGGTGCGGACGGCGACGCGCAGGGAGGCGGTCGGATGGAAGAAGTCGTACACGACCTCCATCTCGTTTTGCGCGATCCAGTCGACGCCGGTGATCGTATCGAGGCCGAAGCCATCGGCGTCGAGGATCTCGGCGGCTTTTACCACCTGGTCAGGCGCCACGATGGCGTCGAAATCATAGCCCTTCGCGGCGTGGTTCGTTGCCTCGACGGGCAGCGGCGGAAGGACCGGGGCGGCAGGGGCCGGAGCGGGACGGGGCGCGACGGGCGCGGCAGCGCCGGCGGCGGGAGCCGGACGGGGGGCAACGGGAGCGCCGGCCACGGCCGGGCGGGGGGCAACCGCAGGACGCGGGGCGGCCGGAGCCGCGGCAGGAGCGGGCGTCGCGGCGGCGGCCGGAGCAGGGCGCGGGGCCGCGGGGCCGGTTGCGGCGGGAGCTACGGCACTGGCCGCGGGCGCGGGACGCGGAGCAGCCGGAACCGCGGGCGCCGGAGTGGCGCCGGCCGTGGCGGCAGCGGCTTTGGCCGCGGCAGCAGCGGCTGCGGCCTTGGCGGCGGCAGCTTCAGCGGCGACCTTGGCCGCGGCTTGCGCGGCGGCGCGGGCGGCGGTGGCTTTCGCGAAAGCTTCCGGCCCGATGAGCTGGGTGAACTGCTCGGTGAGGCGCTCGACGGACGGTTTCATTCTTTGAGTTTCGCGACGGGGAAGCGGCGCTTGCCGGTAATTTTCTCTTCGAGCTTCAGGATGCCCTCGATCAGGGCTTCAGGACGGGGCGGGCAGCCCGGGACGTACACGTCGACCGGAAAGAGTTTGTCCACGCCTTCGACGATGCCGTACTGGCCCTCGTACTTGAACGGGCCGCCGGAGATCGCGCAGTTGCCCATCGCGATGACCCACTTCGGCTCGAGCATCTGATCGTAAAGGAGCTTCACCGCCGGGGCCATTTTCTTGTTCACCGTGCCGGCCACGACCATCACGTCGGCCTGGCGGGGAGACGGGCGGAACACCTCGGCGCCGAAACGGGCGAGGTCCCAGCGCGCCATGCCGGTCGCCATCATCTCGATGGCGCAGCAGGCGAGTCCAAACGTGAGGGGCCAGAGCGAGTACGAACGGCTGATCGCCAGGAGGTCGTCGAGTTTCGCGAACTGGACCAGTTGCGAGGTCTCGACGGGGCCTTCGGACGGAACCGGACAGGCCTGCGTCGTCGGCGGGACCGCGAGGCCCTGCTTGGCAGCGACGAGCGGACCCGGGGACTGGGCGTTCAGCGGCGTTTCCATTCGAAGACTCCTTTTTTCCAGGCGTAAATGATTACGAGAGAGAGAATTCCGACGAAGAGGGAGAGCTCCACCAGATCGCGGACCACAAATTCGCGGCCGTACACCAGGGCGACCGGAATGAGGTACAGGACGTCGACGGCGAACGCGACGAACACGAGGGCGTAGAGATAGTAAACGGCGCTGTAGCGGATCCACGCGTCACCGATCGGATCCATGCCGCACTCGATCGCCTGGCCGGTCTTCTGTTGCGTCGTGCGCAGCATCCGCGGCGCGAGGAGGTACACCGCCACAAACGGGCCGACGGCGAACGCCAGCCCGGCCATGCAGAACACGAAGATATAGATCAGATCGGTGGCGAGGATGTCGTTCATCCGAGTGAGCAGGTTGAGGAGGGAGAGACGAACATGGCTGGATCGGAATAGATAGTCGCAGGAATGAAAAGGGGGGGCATCGCACGCGTTGGCGTTCAATCCGCATTTATTGTACAGGGGTCGGCCCGACGCCGGCGCGGCGGCCGGGACGCCGCGTGTAATTAGCATCCTGATACATGAGGCCGCGCCGCACCGGTTTTTCACTCGTAAAACGTCGCACTGGCCGGGCTGCCGCCGGACGGTCCGAAGGTCGAGCGTGTTGCGGGGGCTGACGTCAACGCGCTAAGGGAAAGGGTTGGCCCATTAGCAGTTCGAATTCTGGGGTGTCGGTAAGTGGATTTGAACTTATGCGTCCTTCACCGGCACAGTTTCCGGGGGCCGCGACGCGGGACTGTGCTGCGCGGCCGTATCCGTGGGACGCATGCGGGCGGCCGCGTCCGTCGGCCGGGCGGTGACGCAAAAAAACGCCGGGACGAGGCACGTCCCGGCGTGGTAAGACCGATGAAATCTCCGTGGACGGATTAGCCGGCGAGTTCCTGCTGCCGGTTCCGGATGTAGGTGTCGTACGTCTCCGGCGGATTCGGATTCTGGTAGAAGACGCCGGTGTACAGCTCCGTGGTGTAGTCCTGTGCGAGTTCCATCGCCCGGAGCCGGTTGGTGCGGTCATGGCCGAGCGTGACCAGGTTCTTCATCCGCGTCTTCTGCACCTTCACCTGGTCCTCCGGATCGCCGTAGGTGACACAGGGGGACTGGATGTTGATGAACGCGAAACCCGGATACCGGATGCCCGCCTCAATCATCTTGGTGAGGCCGTCGAGGTCGGCGGGCACGCCCTGCGCAACGAAGCCGGCGCCGTAGGCGAGGCAGTAGAGCAGGGGATTCACCGGGTCCTCGATGCTCCCGTACGTGCTGCTGCTGGTCTTGGCCCCGCGCTTCGTCGTGGGGGACAACTGGCCCTTGGTGAGGCCGTAAATGTGGTTGTCCATCACGATGTAGGTGAGGTCCAGGTTGCGACGGATGGCGTGAGGCACGTGCCCGCCGCCGATCGAGAAGCCATCGCCATCGCCGCCGGCGCACAGCACGAGCAGGTCGGGCCGCGCCATCTTGATGCCTTGGGCGACGGGGAGCGCGCGGCCGTGCACGGTGTTGAAACCGTAGGCGGTGGTGTAGCCGGGGATGCGGCTCGAACAGCCGATGCCCGAAATGAAGGCGACCTCATGTGGCGGGCGGCCGACCGCGGCGAGCGCGCGATAGATGGCCGTGACCACGCCATAGTCACCGCAACCCGGGCACCAGATCGGCTTCAGGGTGCTCTTGAAGTCCTTCGGCGTCAGCGCGGGCGCCGCCGGGGTGGTTTGCGCATCGGATGGCTGCGGGCAGCCGCAGCCGGCACTGGGAGTGGTCATCGCGAAAGGGAGTTGGCGGAGGTGGACGGGTGGGCGAGCTGACCGATCCGTTCGAGCACGGTGGCCGGCGCGATCGGGTTGGCGCCGCTGCGCGCGAGCGAGACGAACTCGGCCGGCACGTTGACCCACATGCGGATCAGCCGGTGCAACTGGCCCTGGTGCGACTGCTCGACGACGAGGCAGTGGCGCAGGGAGGCGAAAAACTCGCCGTAGATCTGCTCCGAGACCGGATACAGGAGCTTGGGAATCATCAGCCGGACTTTGAGGCCGTTGGCCCGCGCGGCGCGCACGGCCTCGATGGCCACGCCTGCAACGCTGCCCCAGCTGATCACGCCGATGTCGGCGTCCGCATCGCCTTCGAAAACGAACAGGTCGCGGCGGGCTTTCAGCGGATCCAGCTTCCGGAGCCGCTTCTCGTTCATCTTCTCGTGCATCTCGCCGTTGCTGGTCGGCGCGCCGACCTCGTTGTGTTCGATGCCGGCTGCGAGATAACCGCCGCCCTTCATGCCGGGATTCGTGATCGGGCTGATGCCGGAGGGCGTGAGCTTGAAGCGGACGTAGCCCTTCGCGAGCTCCTCCTCGGTCGGCTTGAGCCGGTCGACGAGCTTGAGCCCCGACGGGTCGATGGGATCGATGATGTCCTTGCGCTGCGCGATCTCCTGGTCGGAGAGGACGATCACCGGCGTCTGGTACTCCTCGGCCACGTTGAAGGCCTCGACGGTGACGCCGAACACGTCGGCGACGCTGATGGGCGCGAGGATGGGACGGACGGAGTCACCGTGTGCCGAGAAGGCCGCCGCAAACAGGTCGGCCTGCTCGGGCTTGGTCGGCAGGCCGGTGGAGGGGCCGCCGCGCTGCACGTTGACGCAGACGAGGGGCAGCTCGGCCTGGCTGGCCAACCCGAGCACCTCGGACTTCAGCGAGAACCCGGGGCCGGAGGTGGCAGTCATGGCCTTGACGCCGGCGAAGGAGGCGCCGACGACCGCGGCGATGCCGGCAATCTCGTCCTCGGCCTGCAGGAGCGAACCGCCGTGCTTCCAAATGTCGCGCTGGAGGTGCTGCATGATCTCCGTGGCCGGCGTGATCGGATAGCCGCCGAAGAATTTGCACCCGGCGAAGAGGGCCGCCTCGGCGCAGATCTCGTTGCCGTCCGTGACGCGGCGCTTGCCGGTCGCGGTATGCGCGCGGGAGAGCTGCTTGTCGGGCGGGATCGGATTGGCGTCCGCGTAGGCAAGGCCCGCCGCGAAGGCGCGCTCGTTACCCGCGAGGATCTCGGCGCCCTTCTTGCCAAATTTCTTGCGAATACCGTCAAGGAT
This genomic window from Opitutus sp. ER46 contains:
- a CDS encoding monovalent cation/H+ antiporter subunit D family protein — its product is MQPDIRLLFAILAPLAGAGLVMATGKRPNVREACSFLAAVTTFGIIASLLPAVLHGETLRFTVFELLPGLSVSLRADALSMIFAVAASFLWILTVFYAAGYMRSLEEHAQTRFNTCFALALFGAIGCAFSDNLLTLYLFYEIVSICTYPLVAHHQDEEGYAGARKYITYLTTTAKGLILPAMALIYVLSGTLDFASNIHTGIIPVSVHNGVITGLYICCLLGFAKNGIMPLHSWLPSAMVAPTPVSALLHAVAVVKVGVFSTVRVMLYVFGVDTMDRLNLGLPTAYFVSITILVGSIVALSKNNLKARLAYSTVSQLSYIILGVALLTPTAIAGGLFHIAAHAFAKITLFFCAGAIYVAAHKKNISELNGLGRAMPFTFGAFGLAALSMIGAPPVGGFISKLYMLVGALDAKSIGIVVVLISSTVLNAAYFAPIVYQGFFGKPSAEDAHHPHHEAPLAMVIPLCLTALISVLIGFFPDVFLNLAQAVVK
- the nuoK gene encoding NADH-quinone oxidoreductase subunit NuoK, with translation MNLVNLPNQPTVYFILAAFLLAAGIFGLIRRRTLIGMLIAGELIFAAASLNLMTVNRFFVTDPTVGQIFVLFIMGIAAAEVAIALSIIIAVYRNYRSIHSEDLSDLNG
- a CDS encoding NADH-quinone oxidoreductase subunit J: MNELFPFSSYIVLAVFALAVGLTIGGALIAALSRRIIRGVCGLMLACVGLAGLYYFLNSPFLALMEILIYVGAVCVTIVFGIMLSEPDEPARAGGRSSSILWGVGALIVSGAIFWGISFLSLKGGWTVPAERVTDGSVRAIGISLLTTYSMAFELISLVLLVAILGALVIARSGRAKG
- a CDS encoding NADH-quinone oxidoreductase subunit I; the encoded protein is MSLIKAVRDTLSGFKSLLIGMRITGREALKPVITCQYPHDTLPMPARFRGHIQLVLDPETGRPRCTACTLCAKACPSNCIDLDGLKREGDKKKSVSKYILDFTKCSLCGSCVEVCPSDAIDFSKQYNVVSLSRGDFDHMDLYAKVEAQAAEWAKTHPTPPAPPAEAPAAPAAAQPAAPAASTLPPTAPSPSPAA
- a CDS encoding complex I subunit 1 family protein; this translates as MTTFLSLEPVRILVYVIGVLAFVGLNAAYLVLAERKGAGYIQRRPGPNEAGWGGIFQPFADVLKLFSKQVMMPPGTDGLLYRLAPLMVLMPPLMCLVAIPFGDGVVARKLDVGLLFVFAFGSINVMALMLSGWASRNKYSIMSAARVVSQNVAYEIPMLLVVVTVLMVTGTLNLDEIVQQQAGGFWRWNVLKLWVNPLMPVTFVIYFICMLAETNRAPFDMAEAESELVAGAFTEYGGMGFGVFFMAEYANIVVGASIATVLFFGGYQSPIGILSGGVWGVAWFLLKTYALIFTVIWVRWTFPRTQFYNLLNLSWKILIPVSLATLMLTGVMMKLPLLF
- a CDS encoding NADH-quinone oxidoreductase subunit D yields the protein MPVLTPAAVAAGAPEETFVLNLGPQHPAAHGVLRVLMTMDGEWVENAEPVVGYIHRMHEKMGENRTWAKFLPNTSRIDYLSAMHYTHAYVGAVERALKIEVPERAEYVRVITSELNRISSHMVWWGAMLSDLGGLSPFLYAFDDRERILDALEALCGARLTYCYYRFGGLYNDADDAFLKAVRDFVKHMPPRLKMYRDLVTDNIILRKRLEGIGPISADMCRKYGATGPVIRGAGVAYDVRRVEPYSVYPKLQFKIPVYPQADSMARYLVRMDEMEESLHIIEQCLDLIQPGPFMAPKVPRVLKLPPGDYTYAVEAARGRFMVRIVSDNKEIPYRVKLRTPSLSNLSLFEEASKGMMLPDALAMMATLDLVIPDIDR
- the nuoB gene encoding NADH-quinone oxidoreductase subunit NuoB; its protein translation is METPLNAQSPGPLVAAKQGLAVPPTTQACPVPSEGPVETSQLVQFAKLDDLLAISRSYSLWPLTFGLACCAIEMMATGMARWDLARFGAEVFRPSPRQADVMVVAGTVNKKMAPAVKLLYDQMLEPKWVIAMGNCAISGGPFKYEGQYGIVEGVDKLFPVDVYVPGCPPRPEALIEGILKLEEKITGKRRFPVAKLKE
- a CDS encoding NADH-quinone oxidoreductase subunit A — protein: MNDILATDLIYIFVFCMAGLAFAVGPFVAVYLLAPRMLRTTQQKTGQAIECGMDPIGDAWIRYSAVYYLYALVFVAFAVDVLYLIPVALVYGREFVVRDLVELSLFVGILSLVIIYAWKKGVFEWKRR
- a CDS encoding 2-oxoacid:ferredoxin oxidoreductase subunit beta: MTTPSAGCGCPQPSDAQTTPAAPALTPKDFKSTLKPIWCPGCGDYGVVTAIYRALAAVGRPPHEVAFISGIGCSSRIPGYTTAYGFNTVHGRALPVAQGIKMARPDLLVLCAGGDGDGFSIGGGHVPHAIRRNLDLTYIVMDNHIYGLTKGQLSPTTKRGAKTSSSTYGSIEDPVNPLLYCLAYGAGFVAQGVPADLDGLTKMIEAGIRYPGFAFINIQSPCVTYGDPEDQVKVQKTRMKNLVTLGHDRTNRLRAMELAQDYTTELYTGVFYQNPNPPETYDTYIRNRQQELAG
- a CDS encoding 2-oxoacid:acceptor oxidoreductase subunit alpha — its product is MLNDLIIGMAGSGGDGIVSAGESLMSAAAKEGYYAILTKSFGSQIRGGESSCRLRVATTPVLNPGGALNVAVALNWEDFLRFGRELPVTADTVVIYEQKTGVAADAIPLAVRPAVVRSAPIEDLAKQAAGTLQAKNNVVLGLLAGWFGLGREAILDGIRKKFGKKGAEILAGNERAFAAGLAYADANPIPPDKQLSRAHTATGKRRVTDGNEICAEAALFAGCKFFGGYPITPATEIMQHLQRDIWKHGGSLLQAEDEIAGIAAVVGASFAGVKAMTATSGPGFSLKSEVLGLASQAELPLVCVNVQRGGPSTGLPTKPEQADLFAAAFSAHGDSVRPILAPISVADVFGVTVEAFNVAEEYQTPVIVLSDQEIAQRKDIIDPIDPSGLKLVDRLKPTEEELAKGYVRFKLTPSGISPITNPGMKGGGYLAAGIEHNEVGAPTSNGEMHEKMNEKRLRKLDPLKARRDLFVFEGDADADIGVISWGSVAGVAIEAVRAARANGLKVRLMIPKLLYPVSEQIYGEFFASLRHCLVVEQSHQGQLHRLIRMWVNVPAEFVSLARSGANPIAPATVLERIGQLAHPSTSANSLSR